One stretch of Hemibagrus wyckioides isolate EC202008001 linkage group LG01, SWU_Hwy_1.0, whole genome shotgun sequence DNA includes these proteins:
- the pianp gene encoding PILR alpha-associated neural protein isoform X1, with product MLSLSLSLSLSLSPSMSLSLRQPMLFLTLTHSGSLPLPPSAASAAASFPPTAICLRSFSKCQEPSAPPSHRLPLSRDDRRSKKTVKREAMERCSISGLTALLRLLLVALLICPPPCHAGDDPADMQLSATAQATPTPLWAVDWGPTQPLEDETHHFLSSQEADGVKQATPEVWPRRKNAQSNQTQQHPLSIEAKDSGEEPERDAEEREIEEVDPQFYVTVTISSLLILSALIISAKLCYDRSLSQRPPPLSLAIPRSLAQEDSRHTLQSTPSFPDRERLPVVNL from the exons atgctctctctctctctctctctctctctctctctctctccctccatgtCTCTGTCGCTAAGGCAACCAATGCTTTTtctcactctgacacactctggCTCTCTCCCACTCCCTCCATCAGCAGCGAGCG CAGCAGCATCGTTCCCCCCTACAGCCATCTGTTTACGATCTTTCAGTAAGTGTCAGGAGCCAAGCGCTCCCCCCTCTCATCGTCTCCCTCTTTCAAGAGATGATCGGAGGAgcaaaaaaacagtgaaaagagAAGCGATGGAGCGATG CTCCATCTCTGGACTCACTGCTCTCTTGCGTCTCCTGCTGGTCGCTCTTCTTATTTGCCCTCCTCCTTGCCACGCGGGCGACGACCCTGCCGACATGCAGCTGTCCGCCACAGcccaggccacgcccactccaCTCTGGGCAGTCGACTGGGGTCCCACGCAGCCGCTGGAGGACGAGACGCATCACTTCCTTTCCAGTCAGGAAGCCGATGGCGTGAAGCAGGCTACACCCGAGGTGTGGCCACGTCGCAAGAACGCCCAGTCCAACCAAACCCAACAGCATCCTCTGTCCATTGAAGCCAAGGACTCAGGAGAGGAGCCAGAACGAgatgcagaggagagagagattgaagaAG tgGATCCTCAGTTTTACGTGACTGTAACTATCTCATCTCTCCTGATTCTCTCTGCACTCATCATTTCGGCCAAACTCTG ttaTGACCGCAGCCTCTCTCAGCgccctcctcctctctccctcgCCATCCCTCGTTCCCTGGCCCAAGAGGATAGCAGGCACACACTTCAGAGCACCCCCTCGTTCCCTGACAGAGaaag ACTTCCTGTGGTCAATCTTTGA
- the pianp gene encoding PILR alpha-associated neural protein isoform X2, giving the protein MLSLSLSLSLSLSPSMSLSLRQPMLFLTLTHSGSLPLPPSAASAASFPPTAICLRSFSKCQEPSAPPSHRLPLSRDDRRSKKTVKREAMERCSISGLTALLRLLLVALLICPPPCHAGDDPADMQLSATAQATPTPLWAVDWGPTQPLEDETHHFLSSQEADGVKQATPEVWPRRKNAQSNQTQQHPLSIEAKDSGEEPERDAEEREIEEVDPQFYVTVTISSLLILSALIISAKLCYDRSLSQRPPPLSLAIPRSLAQEDSRHTLQSTPSFPDRERLPVVNL; this is encoded by the exons atgctctctctctctctctctctctctctctctctctctccctccatgtCTCTGTCGCTAAGGCAACCAATGCTTTTtctcactctgacacactctggCTCTCTCCCACTCCCTCCATCAGCAGCGAGCG CAGCATCGTTCCCCCCTACAGCCATCTGTTTACGATCTTTCAGTAAGTGTCAGGAGCCAAGCGCTCCCCCCTCTCATCGTCTCCCTCTTTCAAGAGATGATCGGAGGAgcaaaaaaacagtgaaaagagAAGCGATGGAGCGATG CTCCATCTCTGGACTCACTGCTCTCTTGCGTCTCCTGCTGGTCGCTCTTCTTATTTGCCCTCCTCCTTGCCACGCGGGCGACGACCCTGCCGACATGCAGCTGTCCGCCACAGcccaggccacgcccactccaCTCTGGGCAGTCGACTGGGGTCCCACGCAGCCGCTGGAGGACGAGACGCATCACTTCCTTTCCAGTCAGGAAGCCGATGGCGTGAAGCAGGCTACACCCGAGGTGTGGCCACGTCGCAAGAACGCCCAGTCCAACCAAACCCAACAGCATCCTCTGTCCATTGAAGCCAAGGACTCAGGAGAGGAGCCAGAACGAgatgcagaggagagagagattgaagaAG tgGATCCTCAGTTTTACGTGACTGTAACTATCTCATCTCTCCTGATTCTCTCTGCACTCATCATTTCGGCCAAACTCTG ttaTGACCGCAGCCTCTCTCAGCgccctcctcctctctccctcgCCATCCCTCGTTCCCTGGCCCAAGAGGATAGCAGGCACACACTTCAGAGCACCCCCTCGTTCCCTGACAGAGaaag ACTTCCTGTGGTCAATCTTTGA
- the pianp gene encoding PILR alpha-associated neural protein isoform X3 gives MERCSISGLTALLRLLLVALLICPPPCHAGDDPADMQLSATAQATPTPLWAVDWGPTQPLEDETHHFLSSQEADGVKQATPEVWPRRKNAQSNQTQQHPLSIEAKDSGEEPERDAEEREIEEVDPQFYVTVTISSLLILSALIISAKLCYDRSLSQRPPPLSLAIPRSLAQEDSRHTLQSTPSFPDRERLPVVNL, from the exons ATGGAGCGATG CTCCATCTCTGGACTCACTGCTCTCTTGCGTCTCCTGCTGGTCGCTCTTCTTATTTGCCCTCCTCCTTGCCACGCGGGCGACGACCCTGCCGACATGCAGCTGTCCGCCACAGcccaggccacgcccactccaCTCTGGGCAGTCGACTGGGGTCCCACGCAGCCGCTGGAGGACGAGACGCATCACTTCCTTTCCAGTCAGGAAGCCGATGGCGTGAAGCAGGCTACACCCGAGGTGTGGCCACGTCGCAAGAACGCCCAGTCCAACCAAACCCAACAGCATCCTCTGTCCATTGAAGCCAAGGACTCAGGAGAGGAGCCAGAACGAgatgcagaggagagagagattgaagaAG tgGATCCTCAGTTTTACGTGACTGTAACTATCTCATCTCTCCTGATTCTCTCTGCACTCATCATTTCGGCCAAACTCTG ttaTGACCGCAGCCTCTCTCAGCgccctcctcctctctccctcgCCATCCCTCGTTCCCTGGCCCAAGAGGATAGCAGGCACACACTTCAGAGCACCCCCTCGTTCCCTGACAGAGaaag ACTTCCTGTGGTCAATCTTTGA